Proteins from a genomic interval of Clostridium scatologenes:
- a CDS encoding TetR/AcrR family transcriptional regulator, giving the protein MDKREIKRYRNMSYFIDAAVQIMDEEGIEFVTIRKVADLAGYNSATLYNYFQSLDELILFASIRHLKEYILNLKEYIKSANNSLERYYKIWECFCRYSFSRPQIYNNIFFGKRNNSLSQIIKEYYSIFPEELVGQLEELMPMLLSTDLYARNLILLSKIQLEGYLNNSDLNDVNEMTILLYHGMLVKVLNSENQLKIEDVSKKTLGYIKQVLDSFIIQKR; this is encoded by the coding sequence ATGGATAAAAGAGAAATAAAAAGATATAGAAATATGAGTTATTTTATTGATGCTGCTGTTCAAATCATGGATGAGGAAGGAATTGAATTCGTTACAATAAGGAAAGTTGCCGATTTAGCAGGATATAATAGTGCTACCCTCTACAACTATTTTCAAAGCCTAGATGAACTTATACTGTTTGCTTCAATAAGGCATCTTAAAGAATATATCTTAAACTTAAAAGAATACATAAAATCAGCAAATAACAGCCTTGAAAGGTATTATAAAATATGGGAATGTTTTTGCAGATACTCTTTTTCACGGCCTCAAATATATAACAATATTTTTTTTGGAAAGCGCAATAATTCCCTATCACAGATAATCAAAGAGTATTATTCCATTTTTCCTGAAGAACTAGTTGGGCAACTAGAGGAGCTAATGCCAATGCTTTTAAGTACTGATTTATATGCAAGGAATTTAATATTATTATCAAAAATTCAATTAGAGGGTTATCTAAACAATTCAGACTTAAATGATGTTAATGAAATGACTATACTCCTATATCATGGAATGCTGGTAAAAGTTTTAAATTCAGAAAATCAATTAAAAATAGAGGATGTATCAAAAAAAACACTTGGATATATTAAACAAGTTTTAGACTCTTTTATAATACAAAAAAGATAA
- a CDS encoding sigma-54-dependent Fis family transcriptional regulator, with the protein MENYEEFITYAWNEFINQGHINPKVRMEIAESWKRCMGYEVSPMNGKGNDKYKASEKLKVEENAQLISVAHPIIENIYNIVKGSGFAIMLADKDAYIMDIIGDNDIMKMADDLNFVKGQLWTENAVGTNAIGTALFLDKPVQTIGAEHFGIHQHSWTCSCSPIHDEEGNIIGFINMSGNVHSAHSHTLAMVTSAAQLIEKQMALTISNKLMNITFDSICEGMIVIDENLNIKRVNDRAIEILDIDHKEVVKMNIRQLMSSVNFNEIINENIISYNNVECDFYINKKRVKCIINAVPMKVTDKVIGIVITFREVQDVHKLVSKVIGYSASYNFNDFITENKRMKDIINFCKKIARSHSNVLIEGESGTGKELIAQSIHNYSERREGPFVAVNCASIPRELVESELFGYEKGAFTGASKEGHPGKFEIANGGTIFLDEIGELPLDIQSKLLRVLDNNKIIRVGGTYEKQLDIRVVGATNRNLKEEIKRKNFREDLYYRLNVMSIKTIALNERKEDIDVLVRYFVEILNAKSKDQHKKVNKSYIDKLKKYNWPGNVRELRNIVERDYYLSDEYFVTSYDEEQITSTNDLDIHDKKELSIIPMQILEKETIENAIRICDGNIVKAANYLNISRSTLYRKIKRYNINNN; encoded by the coding sequence ATGGAAAATTATGAAGAATTTATAACTTATGCTTGGAATGAATTTATTAATCAGGGACATATAAATCCTAAGGTAAGGATGGAAATAGCAGAATCATGGAAAAGGTGTATGGGATATGAAGTAAGTCCTATGAATGGAAAGGGAAATGATAAATATAAAGCTTCAGAAAAATTAAAGGTTGAAGAAAATGCACAATTAATCTCAGTGGCACATCCTATAATTGAGAATATATACAACATTGTCAAAGGCTCAGGATTTGCAATAATGCTTGCAGACAAAGATGCATATATAATGGACATAATTGGTGATAACGATATTATGAAGATGGCAGATGATCTAAACTTTGTTAAAGGACAGCTTTGGACAGAAAATGCTGTTGGAACTAACGCTATTGGAACAGCATTGTTTTTAGATAAGCCAGTACAAACTATAGGAGCTGAACACTTTGGAATACATCAACATAGTTGGACTTGTTCCTGTTCACCCATTCATGATGAAGAGGGTAATATAATAGGATTTATTAATATGTCAGGAAATGTTCATAGTGCTCATTCTCATACGCTTGCTATGGTTACATCTGCAGCTCAGCTAATAGAAAAGCAGATGGCACTTACCATTTCAAATAAGCTTATGAATATTACTTTTGATTCTATATGTGAAGGTATGATTGTTATAGATGAAAATTTAAATATTAAAAGAGTAAATGATAGAGCTATTGAAATATTAGATATAGACCATAAAGAAGTAGTAAAAATGAATATCAGACAGTTAATGAGTAGTGTGAACTTTAATGAAATAATAAATGAAAATATTATATCTTACAATAATGTAGAGTGTGATTTTTATATAAATAAGAAAAGAGTTAAATGTATTATAAATGCTGTACCAATGAAAGTGACAGATAAGGTTATAGGAATAGTTATAACCTTTAGAGAAGTTCAAGATGTTCATAAATTAGTAAGTAAGGTAATTGGCTATAGTGCTTCTTATAATTTCAATGATTTTATAACTGAAAATAAAAGAATGAAAGATATAATAAACTTTTGTAAAAAAATAGCTAGAAGTCATAGTAATGTTCTTATTGAGGGCGAAAGCGGTACAGGTAAGGAACTTATAGCCCAATCCATTCATAATTATAGTGAAAGAAGAGAAGGACCTTTTGTTGCTGTGAATTGTGCTTCTATACCTAGAGAGTTAGTGGAAAGTGAACTCTTTGGATATGAAAAAGGAGCTTTTACTGGAGCTTCTAAGGAAGGTCATCCTGGAAAATTTGAAATTGCAAATGGAGGTACAATATTTTTAGATGAAATTGGAGAGTTGCCATTAGATATACAAAGCAAATTATTAAGGGTGCTTGACAATAATAAGATTATAAGAGTTGGTGGAACTTATGAAAAACAATTGGATATAAGAGTGGTAGGTGCTACTAATAGAAATTTAAAAGAAGAGATAAAAAGGAAGAACTTTAGAGAAGATCTTTATTATAGATTGAATGTGATGAGTATAAAAACTATAGCTTTAAATGAAAGAAAAGAAGATATAGATGTGTTAGTTAGGTATTTTGTAGAGATTTTAAATGCCAAAAGTAAGGATCAACATAAAAAAGTAAATAAAAGTTATATAGATAAATTAAAAAAGTATAATTGGCCAGGTAATGTAAGAGAACTTAGAAATATAGTAGAGAGAGATTATTATTTAAGTGATGAGTATTTCGTTACTTCTTATGATGAAGAGCAAATAACATCTACTAATGATCTGGATATACATGATAAAAAGGAATTAAGTATCATTCCAATGCAAATATTAGAGAAAGAGACTATTGAAAATGCTATTAGGATTTGTGATGGTAACATAGTAAAAGCTGCAAATTATTTAAATATAAGTCGATCTACTTTATACAGAAAAATAAAAAGATATAATATTAACAATAATTAG
- a CDS encoding phage integrase N-terminal SAM-like domain-containing protein, whose translation MLEKFENYLLYKEHKSSSTIKTYSRCIQKFIDWYYISSGKKLLKLDMETINNYKNYLIFIKKRKQTSIKVELCALTKFNSFFCYKNAPKNYIPSKKHKILNYGI comes from the coding sequence GTGTTAGAAAAATTTGAAAACTATCTATTATATAAAGAACATAAAAGTTCTAGTACAATCAAAACATATTCAAGGTGTATACAAAAATTTATTGACTGGTACTATATAAGCAGTGGTAAAAAGCTTTTGAAATTAGATATGGAAACAATTAATAATTATAAAAACTATTTAATATTCATAAAAAAAAGAAAGCAAACAAGCATAAAGGTTGAACTTTGCGCATTGACCAAGTTTAATAGTTTTTTCTGCTATAAAAATGCACCTAAAAATTATATTCCAAGTAAAAAGCATAAAATCTTAAATTATGGAATATAA
- a CDS encoding FadR/GntR family transcriptional regulator: MLNTTKKTRVYEKVIEKIKELIGKGELKCGDRLPSERELCEQLNVSRTSVREALRVLEILGLIECKIGEGNFVKDSFEDSLLEPLSMTFMLHGSKTDEILDLRKFTEPGMAALAAKNINEEQLKEIEELVNLLNSTENEEECAELDKKMHYKIVQASGNYLVSTMMFAASTLVETYIENVLTNMFRNVENKNIVKKQHEDIIQAIKKHDSEAASMAMLKHLEYTDGYISEIIKNK, translated from the coding sequence ATGCTTAATACAACAAAAAAAACAAGAGTATATGAAAAGGTAATAGAAAAGATTAAAGAGTTAATAGGAAAAGGTGAGTTGAAATGTGGAGATAGATTACCCTCTGAAAGAGAATTGTGTGAACAACTTAATGTGAGTAGAACATCTGTAAGAGAAGCTTTAAGAGTATTGGAAATACTAGGACTTATTGAATGCAAAATAGGTGAAGGAAATTTTGTAAAGGATAGCTTTGAGGATAGTTTGCTGGAACCACTTTCCATGACATTTATGCTTCATGGAAGCAAGACAGATGAAATTTTAGATTTAAGAAAGTTTACTGAACCTGGAATGGCAGCATTAGCAGCAAAAAACATAAATGAAGAGCAGCTTAAAGAAATAGAAGAACTAGTTAACTTATTAAATAGTACAGAGAATGAAGAAGAATGTGCAGAATTAGATAAAAAAATGCACTATAAAATTGTTCAGGCATCTGGAAATTACTTAGTTTCCACTATGATGTTTGCAGCATCTACTTTAGTAGAAACATATATTGAAAATGTGTTAACTAATATGTTTAGAAATGTAGAGAATAAAAATATAGTAAAAAAACAACATGAAGATATAATTCAGGCTATAAAAAAACATGATTCAGAGGCTGCTTCTATGGCTATGCTAAAACATCTGGAATATACAGATGGTTATATTAGTGAAATAATCAAAAATAAATGA
- a CDS encoding pyridoxal phosphate-dependent aminotransferase has protein sequence MNKPVLSAHFQSRTPSDVRLAQMKYDEREVKPEAVINVGIGNVSLPTNPAMQKRMFALNAPESPFANGVVRYSGTAGFEECQNAFKNILSCEGFDTSKLLVQVTDGGSSGMELVLLGVCGPAGTDEKPFMMIDPAYTNYISFAERIGRKTITVKRALGEDGKFSLPKLDEIEENIKKNNPGALLVIPYDNPTGQLYDYETLKGLAALCVKYNMWMVSDEAYRELYYTGDNSLVSIWGITDADVPGIEGRRISLETTSKVWNACGLRIGAVITDNPEYHERSIAEYTANLCANVIGQYIFGALAHESKESIASWCKSLREYYKDIIFKVYNGLKEQEPGLIVSSPDASIYSVIDVRNVVKPGFDAIDFVLYCAQKGSVDYKGVQTTLLVAPLKGFYDIPSGENNPGSTQFRISFVGTPEDMMKVPELFVKLLKQYEASR, from the coding sequence ATGAATAAACCAGTTTTATCAGCACATTTTCAATCAAGAACGCCATCAGATGTCAGATTGGCACAAATGAAGTATGATGAGCGTGAAGTTAAACCAGAAGCTGTAATAAATGTAGGTATTGGAAATGTTTCACTTCCAACAAATCCTGCTATGCAGAAAAGAATGTTTGCACTTAATGCTCCTGAAAGTCCATTTGCAAATGGAGTTGTAAGATATTCAGGAACTGCTGGCTTTGAAGAATGCCAGAATGCATTTAAAAATATTCTTTCATGTGAAGGCTTTGATACTAGTAAATTATTAGTTCAAGTAACAGATGGCGGATCAAGTGGTATGGAATTAGTATTACTTGGTGTTTGCGGACCTGCAGGAACTGATGAAAAGCCTTTTATGATGATAGATCCAGCATACACAAACTATATTTCTTTTGCAGAAAGAATTGGACGTAAAACGATTACAGTAAAACGTGCATTAGGTGAGGATGGAAAGTTTAGTCTTCCAAAACTTGATGAAATTGAAGAAAATATTAAAAAGAATAATCCTGGAGCACTTCTTGTTATACCTTATGACAACCCTACAGGACAGCTTTATGATTATGAGACACTTAAAGGACTTGCTGCATTATGTGTAAAATACAATATGTGGATGGTTAGTGATGAAGCTTATCGTGAACTATACTATACAGGTGATAACAGTCTAGTAAGTATCTGGGGAATTACAGATGCAGATGTACCTGGTATAGAAGGAAGAAGAATAAGTTTAGAGACAACATCAAAGGTATGGAATGCATGTGGTTTAAGAATCGGTGCTGTAATTACTGATAATCCAGAATACCATGAGCGTTCAATAGCTGAATATACTGCAAATCTTTGTGCTAATGTAATTGGTCAGTACATATTTGGAGCATTGGCACATGAAAGCAAAGAAAGTATTGCTTCATGGTGCAAGAGTCTTCGTGAATACTACAAAGATATCATATTCAAAGTATATAATGGTTTGAAGGAGCAGGAACCAGGCTTAATCGTTTCCAGTCCTGATGCATCTATATACTCAGTAATTGATGTTAGAAATGTTGTAAAACCAGGATTTGATGCAATTGACTTTGTTCTTTATTGTGCACAAAAAGGATCTGTAGACTACAAAGGAGTTCAAACAACTCTTCTAGTAGCACCTTTGAAAGGATTCTATGATATTCCATCAGGAGAAAATAATCCAGGAAGTACTCAGTTCCGTATTTCTTTCGTAGGAACTCCTGAAGACATGATGAAAGTTCCAGAGTTATTTGTTAAACTTTTAAAACAGTACGAAGCAAGCCGTTAA
- a CDS encoding CidA/LrgA family protein, whose product MKYLIQLMIILVTYFIGQLLQTLFHLPIPAAVIGLLLLFLALQIGIIKVEMIEDVCEFLISNMSFLFIPAGVGLMTAFGILKGKWIVFITILIISTIVFWLITAYTVKFLRKVNLHE is encoded by the coding sequence TTGAAATATTTGATTCAATTAATGATTATTTTAGTTACATATTTTATAGGGCAATTATTACAGACATTATTTCATTTACCAATTCCAGCTGCTGTGATTGGGTTGCTTTTACTTTTTCTTGCATTACAAATAGGAATTATAAAGGTTGAAATGATTGAAGATGTATGTGAATTTTTGATATCAAATATGTCGTTTTTGTTTATTCCTGCAGGAGTAGGTTTAATGACTGCATTTGGAATATTAAAGGGAAAATGGATAGTATTTATAACTATTTTGATTATTTCAACAATAGTATTTTGGTTAATAACAGCATATACAGTGAAATTTTTAAGAAAGGTGAATTTACATGAATGA
- a CDS encoding 2,3-butanediol dehydrogenase, translating into MKAALWYDKKDVRVEEIEEPKVVKGSVKIKVKWCGICGSDLHEYLGGPIFIPVGQPHPLSGNVAPVVLGHEFSGEVVEIGEGVSNFNVGDRVVVEPIVACGKCPACREGKYNLCSSLGFHGLCGSGGGFAEYTVFPEEFIHKIPDNMSYEQAALIEPMAVALHSIRIANFKTGDTALVLGSGPIGLATIECLKAAGAKLVVVLQRKSVRQEYAKRAGADVVLDPNEVNIAEEVKKLTGGVGVDAAFETTGAKIGFDTGLDSLKFEGTMVITSIWEGETSFNPNVLVFSEKKIVGTLAYRHEFPATIAQMSDGRIKAEGYITKKALLDNIVEEGFGALTGPEKKSHVKILITPDKSLL; encoded by the coding sequence ATGAAAGCAGCATTATGGTATGATAAGAAAGATGTTAGAGTTGAAGAAATTGAAGAACCAAAGGTAGTGAAGGGCTCAGTGAAAATTAAGGTTAAATGGTGTGGAATTTGTGGTTCTGATTTGCATGAATATTTAGGAGGTCCTATATTTATTCCAGTAGGACAACCTCATCCTCTAAGTGGTAATGTAGCTCCTGTAGTTTTAGGTCATGAATTTTCAGGAGAAGTTGTAGAAATAGGTGAAGGAGTAAGTAATTTTAATGTTGGAGATAGAGTAGTTGTTGAACCAATTGTGGCTTGTGGTAAATGTCCAGCATGTAGAGAAGGAAAATATAATCTTTGTTCATCTCTAGGTTTCCATGGACTTTGTGGAAGCGGTGGTGGATTTGCAGAATATACTGTATTCCCAGAAGAATTTATTCATAAAATTCCGGATAATATGTCTTACGAACAAGCTGCATTAATAGAACCTATGGCAGTAGCACTTCATTCAATAAGAATCGCTAATTTTAAAACTGGAGATACAGCTTTAGTATTAGGATCAGGTCCAATAGGACTTGCAACTATTGAATGTTTAAAAGCAGCTGGTGCTAAGCTTGTAGTTGTTTTACAGAGAAAATCAGTAAGACAGGAATATGCAAAAAGAGCTGGTGCAGATGTAGTTCTTGATCCAAATGAAGTTAATATAGCTGAAGAAGTTAAAAAGCTTACAGGTGGGGTTGGTGTTGATGCAGCTTTTGAAACTACTGGTGCTAAGATAGGTTTTGATACTGGACTTGACTCATTGAAGTTTGAAGGAACTATGGTAATAACAAGTATTTGGGAAGGCGAGACAAGCTTTAATCCTAATGTTTTAGTATTCTCTGAAAAGAAAATAGTTGGAACATTAGCTTATAGACATGAATTCCCAGCAACAATTGCACAAATGAGTGATGGAAGAATAAAAGCAGAAGGATATATTACAAAGAAAGCACTATTAGATAACATAGTAGAAGAAGGCTTTGGTGCTTTAACTGGGCCAGAAAAGAAATCACATGTAAAAATACTTATAACTCCAGATAAATCACTTTTATAA
- a CDS encoding LrgB family protein, with protein MNDIINSPVFGVLISLIAYAIGVYINKITKLSIFNPLLIAMIILIFLLTKFHIKYEAFNSGGQLISFFLYPATIALALPMYKKFNLFKKNAGPILIGILCGNVCGITCIILLCKFFNLSDVIIKSLMPKSITTPIGMALSKQLGGLPSITVVAIILTGVIGSIIGPYLYSIFKINDKVAMGIAMGASSHAVGTAKSMEIGEIEGAMSGLTMALSGIITVFLVPIIWNLFFAFIK; from the coding sequence ATGAATGATATTATTAATTCTCCAGTATTTGGTGTGCTAATTTCGTTAATTGCTTATGCGATAGGAGTTTATATAAATAAAATAACAAAACTTTCAATTTTTAATCCTTTGCTAATTGCTATGATAATATTAATTTTTTTACTAACAAAATTTCATATAAAATATGAAGCTTTTAACAGTGGAGGCCAACTTATATCATTTTTTTTGTATCCTGCAACGATTGCATTAGCTTTGCCTATGTATAAGAAATTTAATTTGTTTAAAAAAAATGCGGGACCTATACTAATAGGTATTTTATGTGGAAATGTATGTGGAATTACTTGTATAATTTTACTTTGTAAATTCTTTAATTTATCTGATGTGATAATAAAATCTTTAATGCCTAAATCTATTACTACACCAATAGGAATGGCTTTATCAAAACAGTTAGGAGGATTGCCATCAATTACTGTTGTAGCAATTATACTTACTGGTGTAATCGGATCGATTATTGGCCCTTATTTGTATTCAATTTTTAAAATTAATGATAAAGTTGCGATGGGCATTGCTATGGGTGCATCTTCTCATGCTGTTGGAACTGCAAAATCTATGGAAATTGGAGAAATTGAGGGAGCAATGAGCGGTTTGACCATGGCTCTATCGGGAATTATTACTGTGTTTTTAGTTCCTATTATATGGAATTTGTTTTTTGCATTTATTAAGTAG
- the rarD gene encoding EamA family transporter RarD: MRNEKTVGVVYAVAAYTLWGVLTIYWKLIDSVFPIEILSNRIVWAFVFTVAIIAATKQWGELKRIAKDKKQMTYIFIASILIAFNWGLYIWAVNSNKIIDASLGYYINPLVAVALGVVIFKEKLSLWQGIAISTAFFGVIIKTLQYGKIPWISLGLAISFGLYGAMKKFVKANSIVGLTLETTMITPIAAIYIASRQFSGVGAFGRESTVVILLLIGSGVVTAVPLLLFASAARRLPLSVIGFTQYISPTISLFIGIFVYHEGFTSIDMISFVFIWSALVMYSLSQISLNKD; this comes from the coding sequence ATGCGTAACGAAAAGACAGTTGGTGTGGTATATGCAGTTGCAGCATACACATTATGGGGTGTTTTGACTATATATTGGAAGTTGATAGATAGTGTATTTCCAATAGAGATTTTATCCAACAGAATTGTATGGGCTTTTGTATTTACAGTTGCAATTATTGCAGCAACTAAACAATGGGGAGAGTTAAAGCGTATAGCCAAGGATAAAAAGCAAATGACTTATATTTTTATTGCGTCTATTCTCATTGCTTTTAATTGGGGATTATACATTTGGGCTGTTAATTCAAATAAGATTATTGATGCAAGCTTAGGGTATTATATTAATCCATTGGTTGCAGTAGCCTTAGGAGTAGTTATTTTCAAAGAAAAGTTGAGCCTATGGCAAGGAATTGCTATTTCTACTGCTTTTTTTGGAGTTATAATTAAAACATTGCAATATGGCAAAATTCCATGGATTTCACTAGGATTAGCTATTTCTTTTGGATTATATGGAGCAATGAAGAAGTTTGTTAAAGCCAATTCTATAGTTGGGTTAACTTTAGAGACAACCATGATTACTCCTATTGCAGCAATATATATAGCATCAAGGCAATTTAGTGGAGTAGGTGCTTTTGGTAGAGAAAGTACAGTAGTAATACTTTTGCTTATAGGATCTGGAGTAGTCACAGCTGTTCCGTTGCTACTTTTTGCAAGTGCAGCAAGAAGATTGCCTTTATCAGTCATTGGATTTACACAATATATTTCACCAACTATAAGCTTGTTTATTGGAATTTTTGTGTATCACGAAGGTTTTACAAGTATAGATATGATAAGTTTTGTATTTATATGGTCAGCACTAGTGATGTATTCTCTTTCACAAATAAGCTTAAATAAAGATTGA